A part of Podarcis muralis chromosome 13, rPodMur119.hap1.1, whole genome shotgun sequence genomic DNA contains:
- the LOC114583487 gene encoding olfactory receptor 6E1-like, protein MRNNTIVRELILLGLTSNHELEIILFLLLMGIYLLTIMGNILIIVITLVNQQLYTPMYFFLRHVAFVEIGYTSTIVPKALANIAIGQKTISLAGCFTQSFLYFVLGTTEFLLLAAMSIDRYVAICNPLRYSTIMNNRICSLLVLWSWAAALLLIIVPAVVLFRMPFCGPNTINHFFCDNGPLMKLACADTSLLELLSFLIAVLSLLGTLAINIVSYINIICTIMRIPSTAGRQKAFSTCASHFTVVSITYGSCIFMYIKPRGTSELGFRKGVAVLNTVVSPLLIPFIYCLRNKQVQDALRATIRQLVSFWKGDSENLPYK, encoded by the exons ATGAGGAACAACACCATAGTGAGAGAATTAATACTCTTGGGCTTGACGAGCAACCATGAACTTGAAATTATCCTTTTCCTACTGCTAATGGGGATATACCTTTTGACAATAATGGGAAACATACTGATTATTGTAATAACACTGGTAAATCAACAGCTCTACACCCCAATGTATTTCTTCCTACGACATGTTGCATTTGTGGAGATTGGGTATACCAGTACCATTGTTCCTAAAGCTTTGGCCAACATAGCCATTGGCCAGAAGACTATCTCTCTAGCTGGTTGCTTCACACAGTCCTTTCTGTACTTTGTCCTGGGAACCACAGAGTTCCTTCTGCTGGCGGCAATGTCCATTGACAGGTATGTGGCCATCTGCAACCCTCTTCGCTACTCTACCATCATGAACAATCGGATCTGCTCATTGCTAGTGCTCTGGTCTTGGGCTGCGGCATTGTTGCTGATCATCGTTCCTGCAGTTGTATTATTTCGGATGCCTTTTTGCGGCCCAAACACCATCAACCATTTTTTCTGTGACAATGGACCACTGATGAAACTTGCATGTGCCGACACAAGTCTGCTGGAGCTCCTCAGTTTCCTCATTGCTGTGCTTTCTCTCCTTGGGACCTTAGCCATAAACATTGTGTCCTACATCAATATTATCTGCACCATCATGCGCATCCCGTCAACCGCAGGGAGGCAAAAGGCTTTCTCCACTTGTGCTTCTCACTTCACTGTGGTCTCCATCACTTATGGCAGTTGTATTTTTATGTACATAAAACCAAGAGGGACCAGTGAATTAGGCTTCAGGAAAGGGGTGGCTGTTCTAAACACTGTTGTCTCTCCTCTTCTGATCCCATTCATATACTGCCTGAGGAATAAACAGGTTCAAGATGCTTTGAGAGCAACAATTAGACAGCTTGTTTCATTCTGGAAGGGTGATTCAG aaaACCTTCCCTACAAATGA
- the LOC114583485 gene encoding olfactory receptor 6C74-like gives MRNNTVVREFILLGFSDKCWLEILIFLLLSTTYFLTILGNTVIILITLVNKQLYTPMYFFLRHLAVVDIGFTSTVLPKALTNMANGQRTISLPGCFMQMYLYLVVGTTEFALAAVMSIDRYVAICNPLHYSTIMNGRTCSLMVLCSWAGGFLLIMAPAITLFQMPFCGPNAMDHFFCDIGPLIKLACTDTSLLELMVLLTAVLSLLGTLAINIVSYINIISTIMRIPSTAGRQKAFSTCASHSIMVSLGYGSCIFMYIKPKGANELIFNKGVALLNTVVAPLLIPFIYCLRNRQVQDALRGTTRQFVGRFYKTPN, from the coding sequence ATGAGGAACAACACTGTTGTGAGGGAATTCATACTCCTGGGCTTCAGTGACAAATGCTGGCTTGAAATCTTGATCTTTCTCCTGCTCTCCACCACGTATTTTCTGACCATATTGGGAAACACAGTGATTATTCTGATCACGCTGGTGAATAAGCAGCTCTACACCCCAATGTATTTCTTCCTCCGACATCTTGCAGTTGTGGACATTGGTTTCACCAGCACCGTCCTTCCAAAAGCTTtgaccaacatggccaatggccaacgGACTATCTCCCTACCTGGTTGTTTCATGCAGATGTATCTATACCTGGTTGTGGGAACCACAGAGTTTGCTCTGGCGGCGGTCATGTCCATTGACAGATATGTGGCTATCTGCAACCCTCTTCACTACTCAACCATAATGAATGGCCGAACCTGCTCATTGATGGTGCTCTGCTCTTGGGCTGGGGGATTTTTGCTTATCATGGCTCCAGCAATTACATTATTTCAAATGCCCTTTTGTGGTCCAAATGCCATGGACCATTTTTTCTGTGACATTGGGCCTCTGATTAAACTGGCATGCACAGATACAAGTCTTCTGGAACTCATGGTTCTCCTCACCGCTGTTCTTTCTCTCCTCGGGACCTTGGCTATAAACATTGTATCCTACATCAATATTATTTCCACCATCATGCGCATCCCATCAACTGCAGGGAGGCAAAAGGCTTTCTCCACTTGCGCTTCTCACAGCATCATGGTCTCTCTCGGCTACGGCAGTTGCATTTTCATGTACATAAAACCAAAAGGCGCCAATGAATTAATTTTCAACAAAGGGGTGGCTCTTCTGAACACTGTGGTGGCCCCTCTTCTCATCCCTTTCATATATTGCCTTAGGAACAGACAGGTCCAGGATGCCTTGAGAGGAACAACTAGGCAATTTGTTGGGAGGTTTTATAAGACTCCAAATTGA
- the LOC114583486 gene encoding olfactory receptor 6E1-like yields MENKSTIVAEFILVGFTSVRWLQLLLFVLLLIIYFMTIGGNVLIISITLLDHRLQTPMYFFLRNFSLLEIGFTSSTIPKVLLNLAFDDKTISVAGCFTQSFFYFILGTTEFFLLATMSFDRYVAICNPLRYTTIMNSCLCTHLVLGSWIFSFLYLIVPLILLFRLPFCGPNVINHFFCDNLPLVKLACTDTQSLELLDFLLATFSVLGTLTVTIVSYIKIISTIMYIPSKAGRQKAFSTCASHLLVVFITYGSCIFMYVKPRQSGGLDLSRTVGVLNNVVSPLLNPFIYSLRNKQVKEALKDVIGQRIKFPGIFKH; encoded by the coding sequence ATGGAAAACAAGTCTACCATAGTTGCTGAATTCATCCTTGTGGGCTTCACCAGTGTCCGGTGGCTACAACTTCTCCTGTTCGTACTTCTCCTCATCATCTACTTCATGACCATTGGTGGGAACGTCCTCATCATCTCCATCACCTTGCTTGACCATCGTCTCCAGacccccatgtatttcttcctcagAAATTTCTCTCTCTTGGAAATTGGTTTCACCTCTTCCACCATCCCCAAGGTTTTGCTCAACCTGGCCTTTGATGACAAAACCATTTCTGTTGCAGGCTGTTTCACTCAGTCCTTTTTCTATTTCATACTGGGGACCACTGAATTCTTCCTCTTGGCTACTATGTCCTTTGACAGATACGTGGCCATCTGTAATCCACTTCGCTATACAACCATCATGAACAGTTGTCTCTGTACCCACTTAGTGTTGGGTTCTTGGATATTCAGTTTCCTATACCTTATTGTTCCTCTTATTTTGTTGTTCCGTTTACCCTTCTGTGGCCCAAATGTCATCAATCACTTCTTCTGTGATAATCTGCCATTGGTAAAGCTTGCTTGCACTGATACTCAGTCCCTAGAATTGCTTGATTTTCTCCTGGCCACTTTCAGTGTCCTGGGAACTTTAACTGTGACCATAGTTTCATACATTAAGATTATTTCTACTATTATGTACATCCCTTCAAAGGCAGGGCGGCAGAAAGCCTTCTCAACCTGTGCCTCCCACCTTCTGGTTGTCTTCATCACCTATGGAAGCTGCATTTTTATGTATGTCAAACCAAGGCAGAGTGGGGGACTGGACCTCAGCAGAACGGTGGGTGTTCTGAACAATGTGGTGTCTCCGCTACTCAACCCGTTCATCTACAGCTTGAGGAACAAGCAGGTCAAGGAGGCCCTGAAAGATGTCATTGGTCAGAGAATTAAGTTTCCTGGGATTTTCAAGCACTGA
- the LOC114583489 gene encoding olfactory receptor 6E1-like has translation MNNTMVREFILLGLTDNHQLKIILFILLIGVYLLTIMGNILIIVITLVNQQLYTPMYFFLRHVAFVEIGYTSAIVPKTLDNMATGQKTISLAGCFTQSFVHFVLGTTEFLLLAAMSIDRYVAICNPLRYSTVMNNRVCSLLVLWCWAGALLLIIVPAVVLFRMPFCGPNTINHFFCDNGPLVKLACTDTSLLNLLNFITATFSLLGTLSVNTASYVRIISTIMRIRSTSGRQKAFSTCASHITVVSITYSSCIFMYIKPNHDSEVDYSKGVALLNTVLAPLLVPFIYCLRNTQVQDALRGACRQLVAIRKDSR, from the coding sequence ATGAACAACACCATGGTGAGAGAGTTTATATTGTTGGGTTTGACGGACAACCATCAACTTAAAATTATACTTTTCATCCTGCTAATTGGGGTATACCTTTTGACGATAATGGGGAACATACTGATAATTGTAATAACACTGGTGAATCAACAGCTCTACACCCCAATGTATTTCTTCCTACGACACGTTGCATTTGTGGAGATTGGGTATACCAGTGCCATTGTTCCTAAAACACTGGACAATATGGCTACTGGCCAGAAGACTATTTCTCTAGCTGGTTGCTTCACACAGTCCTTTGTGCACTTTGTTCTGGGAACCACAGAATTCCTTCTGCTGGCAGCAATGTCCATTGACAGGTATGTTGCCATCTGCAACCCTCTTCGCTACTCAACCGTCATGAACAATCGGGTCTGCTCATTGCTGGTGCTCTGGTGTTGGGCTGGAGCATTGTTGCTGATCATCGTTCCTGCAGTTGTACTATTCCGGATGCCCTTTTGCGGCCCAAACACCATCAACCATTTTTTCTGTGACAATGGGCCATTGGTCAAACTTGCATGCACGGACACCAGTCTGCTGAATCTCCTCAATTTCATCACTGCTACGTTCTCCCTCCTTGGGACCTTGTCTGTAAATACTGCGTCTTATGTCCGCATTATCTCTACCATCATGCGCATCCGATCCACTTCAGGGAGGCAGAAGGCTTTCTCCACTTGCGCTTCTCACATCACGGTGGTCTCCATCACTTACAGTAGTTGCATTTTCATGTACATAAAACCCAACCATGATAGTGAAGTGGACTACAGCAAAGGGGTGGCTCTTCTGAACACTGTACTGGCTCCTCTTCTTGTCCCATTCATATACTGCCTTAGGAACACACAAGTCCAGGATGCCTTGAGAGGAGCATGTAGACAGCTTGTTGCCATTAGGAAGGACTCAAGATGA
- the LOC114583484 gene encoding olfactory receptor 6J1-like, which produces MGNRTGYEDFILIGFLMQREAEILLATVLIAVYILTLLGNMVVLFITSTNSSLHTPMYFFLGNLSILDLAFSTVTVPSLLRGLLSGAKTISFASCMAQSYFYFFLATVEYFLLTSMSYDRYVAICNPLRYPIIMNGQVCVQLVLVCWLGGFISVLYPTIMITKFSYCKSHVIDHFFCDSEPLLKLSCTDTGLIQIITFLLSTMVILCSLVLTLISYAYIVSTILAIPTDTGRKKAFNTCASHLTLFLMAVSISILLYVIPSKKSALGARKVPALLSSIVNPFLSPFVYTLRNDLVKGILQGIFGQGKASETQKLRKLLMNHA; this is translated from the coding sequence ATGGGAAACCGCACCGGATATGAAGACTTCATCCTGATAGGTTTTCTAATGCAACGTGAAGCAGAGATTCTGCTGGCAACAGTTCTCATAGCTGTGTACATCTTGACACTGTTGGGTAACATGGTCGTTCTGTTCATTACCTCCACCAACAGCAGCCTCCATacacccatgtacttcttccttggCAACCTCTCCATCCTGGACCTTGCTTTTTCGACTGTGACTGTTCCGAGCTTGCTAAGGGGCCTTCTTTCTGGAGCCAAGACCATTTCTTTTGCTAGCTGCATGGCCCAATCCTACTTCTACTTCTTTTTGGCCACAGTGGAGTACTTCCTCTTGACGTCCATGTCCTATGACCGTTATGTAGCCATATGCAACCCATTACGTTACCCCATCATTATGAATGGCCAGGTTTGTGTCCAATTGGTATTGGTCTGCTGGCTGGGTGGGTTCATCTCTGTCCTCTATCCAACCATCATGATCACCAAGTTCTCCTATTGCAAGTCCCATGTCATTGACCACTTCTTCTGTGACAGTGAGCCTCTGCTGAAACTATCCTGTACCGATACAGGCTTGATACAGATAATCACTTTTCTGCTGTCAACAATGGTCATCCTCTGCTCCTTGGTTCTAACTCTCATCTCCTATGCGTACATTGTCTCCACCATTTTGGCCATACCCACTGACACTGGGAGGAAGAAGGCCTTCAACACATGTGCCTCTCATCTCACCTTGTTCCTAATGGCTGTAAGCATCTCCATCTTACTGTATGTGATCCCATCTAAGAAATCTGCTTTGGGGGCTCGCAAGGTTCCAGCATTACTGAGTAGCATAGTCAACCCATTCCTGAGTCCTTTCGTGTATACACTGAGAAATGATTTGGTCAAGGGCATCTTGCAAGGGATTTTTGGTCAGGGCAAAGCTTCAGAGACTCAGAAGCTTCGGAAGTTGCTCATGAATCATGCTTAA